In Rhinoderma darwinii isolate aRhiDar2 chromosome 9, aRhiDar2.hap1, whole genome shotgun sequence, the following are encoded in one genomic region:
- the LOC142660223 gene encoding carbohydrate sulfotransferase 4-like, with translation MLKLRGGKFSLLLLIIAQAMGFIFVMIGLQYNKTSPPANKPQHMHILILSTWRSGSSFTGQIFSQHPDVFYLMEPAWHVWTTLPKQSIKVSQMAVRDLVRSVFLCDMSVFDAYMPEKRIKSNLFQWETSRALCSPPACPIFNRSDIISQTDCRTLCKLYPFDTVESSCKTYSHIVIKEVRFFDLKSLYPLLKDPSLNLKILHLVRDPRAVFQSRERAASQLSYDNNIIINSLPKPETDDKKENSTHKVMETICKSQVDMYLSATNGSHSALDSRYMMVRYEDIVQDPIKKARQMYQFGQLNFSPKLRDWIHNLTHGKGQGNSFVINSKDAVNVSQAWRKSLQFESVQKIQDLCNEAMEVFGYKFLKSKESQNDFEYDLLLPVPKRAKTSDQPDDFEW, from the coding sequence ATGTTGAAGCTCCGTGGAGGCAAGTTTTCCCTGTTATTGCTGATAATTGCTCAGGCTATGGGATTTATCTTTGTTATGATTGGGCTGCAATACAACAAGACATCTCCTCCTGCAAACAAACCTCAGCACATGCACATCCTCATCCTCTCTACTTGGAGATCAGGCTCTTCCTTTACCGGTCAAATCTTCAGTCAACACCCCGATGTCTTTTACCTGATGGAACCAGCTTGGCACGTGTGGACTACTTTGCCAAAACAGAGCATTAAAGTCTCACAAATGGCTGTACGAGACTTAGTCCGTTCCGTCTTCTTATGTGACATGTCAGTATTTGATGCCTATATGCCAGAGAAAAGGATTAAGTCAAATTTGTTTCAATGGGAGACCAGTCGAGCCTTATGTTCTCCGCCTGCCTGCCCCATTTTTAATCGTAGCGACATCATATCCCAGACAGATTGCCGTACGCTTTGCAAATTGTACCCATTTGACACTGTCGAAAGTTCTTGTAAAACCTACAGTCATATCGTAATAAAAGAAGTGAGATTCTTCGATTTGAAGAGTCTTTATCCATTGCTCAAAGATCCTTCTCTTAACCTCAAAATCCTCCACTTAGTACGGGATCCTCGTGCCGTCTTTCAGTCCCGGGAACGAGCGGCTTCTCAGCTCTCTTATGATAATAATATCATTATAAACAGCTTACCAAAACCCGAAACTGATGATAAAAAAGAGAACTCAACTCATAAAGTGATGGAAACGATTTGTAAGAGTCAAGTAGACATGTATCTTTCGGCCACCAACGGCAGCCACAGTGCTTTGGATAGTCGCTATATGATGGTACGTTATGAAGACATAGTCCAGGACCCTATCAAGAAAGCTAGGCAGATGTATCAATTTGGTCAACTTAATTTTTCCCCCAAACTGAGAGACTGGATACACAATTTAACCCATGGGAAAGGCCAAGGGAACAGTTTTGTTATCAACTCCAAAGACGCAGTCAATGTCTCTCAAGCATGGCGGAAATCTCTACAGTTCGAATCTGTCCAAAAAATACAAGATTTGTGCAACGAGGCTATGGAAGTATTTGGGTACAAGTTTCTTAAAAGCAAAGAATCACAAAATGACTTTGAATATGATTTACTGCTGCCTGTGCCTAAAAGAGCAAAGACTAGTGACCAACCCGACGATTTCGAATGGTGA